One Campylobacter sp. RM16192 genomic region harbors:
- the leuS gene encoding leucine--tRNA ligase — translation MAENLKYDALKIEKKWQEIWLKNEEFEPKDDYNLPKKYILSMFPYPSGRIHMGHVRNYSIGDVLARYYRKQGYNVLHPIGFDSFGMPAENAAIQHKIHPKIWTYENIDYMRAELLSLGFSFSKNREFATSDPLYTKFEQEFFIKMYEKGLVYRKNAVVNWCEHDQTVLANEQVEDGCCWRCGNSVIQRELPGYYLKITDYAEELLADLEKLKDKWPNQVITMQENWIGKSFGLEFKFSLDEASKELLGGEIQGFEVFTTRPDTIYGVSYTALAPEHKIVKKLLESGNLSDEANEKIKAMLNQSPRERQASEKDGVFLGIYVIHPLTGDKVPVWVANFVLADYGSGAVMAVPAHDERDFEFASKFSLPIKWVIKPIDSEADSSKAFTESGICINSPLINGLNNEEAKLKIIEKFESEKIGKRVVNFKIRDWGISRQRYWGAPIPMIHCDKCGVVCEDIKNLPVALPDDVEITGEGNPLDKHPRWKHAKCPKCGGDAIRETDTMDTFFESSWYFARYASDHKTWNEKAFDEKSVNYWMNVDQYIGGIEHAILHLLYARFFQKALRDLGYLRDDEPFERLLTQGMVLKDGKKMSKSKGNVVDPDDIIKNYGADTARLFILFAAPPQKELEWNDSAVEGAFRFLNRLYDKAGSVKKCSKIPDINHSELNKEEKYARAKVYESLKKSQEVYTQSFTFNTLIAACMEALNAVNAQNNEDVTTEAFFIILNLLEPIVPHIANELSENLFTRANFGTIEIKEEVFEKDSLNLAITVNGKRRGEVEVPSDASEAEILKSAKEAVSKWLEGKELVKEIYVQGKLVNLVVKG, via the coding sequence ATGGCTGAAAATTTGAAGTATGATGCCTTAAAAATTGAGAAAAAATGGCAAGAAATTTGGTTAAAAAACGAAGAATTTGAACCAAAAGATGATTATAACCTGCCTAAAAAATATATCTTAAGCATGTTTCCATACCCGAGCGGACGTATCCACATGGGACACGTAAGAAACTACTCAATAGGCGACGTACTGGCAAGATATTACAGAAAGCAAGGCTATAACGTGCTTCATCCGATAGGATTTGACAGCTTTGGCATGCCTGCCGAAAATGCGGCTATACAACATAAAATTCATCCTAAAATTTGGACTTATGAAAATATCGATTATATGAGAGCTGAGCTTTTGTCACTCGGTTTTTCATTTTCTAAAAATAGAGAATTTGCGACATCCGATCCGCTTTATACGAAATTTGAGCAGGAATTTTTCATCAAAATGTATGAAAAAGGGCTTGTTTACCGCAAAAATGCTGTGGTAAATTGGTGCGAGCACGATCAAACCGTTCTTGCAAACGAACAGGTTGAGGATGGCTGCTGCTGGAGATGCGGAAATAGCGTGATCCAGCGCGAATTACCGGGGTATTATCTAAAGATAACCGATTATGCCGAGGAGCTTTTGGCCGATCTTGAAAAGCTAAAAGACAAGTGGCCAAATCAAGTAATCACAATGCAGGAAAACTGGATCGGCAAGAGCTTTGGTCTTGAGTTTAAATTTAGCCTTGATGAGGCTTCAAAAGAGCTTTTAGGCGGAGAAATTCAAGGATTTGAGGTTTTTACTACTCGTCCTGATACGATTTACGGAGTTAGCTATACTGCACTTGCTCCTGAACACAAGATAGTCAAAAAGCTGCTTGAGAGCGGAAATTTAAGCGATGAGGCAAATGAGAAAATAAAAGCTATGCTAAATCAAAGCCCAAGAGAGCGCCAAGCAAGCGAAAAAGACGGTGTCTTTTTAGGAATTTACGTAATTCATCCTTTAACGGGCGATAAAGTGCCTGTTTGGGTGGCGAATTTTGTTTTGGCCGACTATGGAAGCGGGGCTGTTATGGCGGTTCCTGCGCATGATGAGAGGGATTTTGAATTCGCTAGTAAATTTAGCTTGCCTATTAAATGGGTAATTAAGCCTATTGATAGCGAAGCGGACAGCTCAAAAGCATTTACCGAAAGCGGAATTTGTATAAATTCGCCACTTATAAATGGGCTAAATAATGAAGAGGCAAAGCTTAAGATCATAGAAAAATTTGAAAGCGAAAAGATCGGAAAAAGAGTTGTAAATTTTAAAATTCGCGACTGGGGAATTTCTCGCCAAAGATATTGGGGTGCGCCTATTCCTATGATTCATTGTGATAAGTGTGGGGTAGTTTGTGAAGATATTAAAAATTTGCCCGTAGCCTTACCTGATGATGTTGAGATAACTGGCGAAGGAAATCCACTTGATAAGCATCCAAGATGGAAGCATGCTAAGTGTCCAAAATGTGGCGGTGATGCAATTCGTGAGACCGATACTATGGATACGTTTTTTGAGAGTAGCTGGTATTTCGCCAGATATGCAAGCGATCATAAGACTTGGAATGAAAAAGCCTTTGATGAAAAGAGCGTAAATTACTGGATGAACGTCGATCAGTATATCGGCGGAATAGAGCATGCGATACTGCATCTTTTATATGCGAGATTTTTCCAAAAGGCGCTCAGAGATCTTGGGTATTTGCGTGATGATGAGCCTTTTGAGAGGTTGCTTACTCAAGGAATGGTGTTAAAAGACGGTAAAAAGATGAGTAAGAGTAAGGGCAATGTCGTAGATCCTGACGATATCATTAAAAACTACGGAGCCGATACTGCAAGGCTGTTTATACTCTTTGCTGCACCTCCTCAAAAAGAGCTTGAATGGAACGATAGCGCGGTTGAAGGTGCGTTTAGATTTTTAAATAGGCTTTATGATAAAGCAGGAAGCGTTAAAAAGTGCTCTAAAATTCCTGACATTAATCACTCTGAACTTAATAAAGAAGAAAAATATGCTCGCGCGAAAGTCTATGAGTCGCTTAAGAAATCTCAAGAGGTATATACTCAAAGCTTTACTTTTAATACTCTCATAGCTGCGTGCATGGAGGCTTTAAACGCGGTAAACGCGCAAAACAACGAAGATGTAACTACTGAAGCGTTTTTTATCATACTAAATTTGCTTGAGCCGATCGTGCCTCATATCGCAAACGAGTTAAGCGAAAATTTATTTACCAGAGCAAATTTTGGCACTATTGAGATAAAAGAAGAGGTGTTTGAAAAAGATAGCCTAAATTTAGCCATTACGGTAAATGGCAAAAGAAGAGGCGAGGTTGAAGTGCCAAGCGACGCTAGCGAAGCTGAAATTTTAAAATCGGCCAAAGAAGCCGTATCTAAATGGCTTGAAGGAAAAGAGCTCGTAAAAGAAATTTATGTGCAAGGAAAGCTTGTAAATTTGGTGGTAAAAGGTTAG
- the secD gene encoding protein translocase subunit SecD yields the protein MRSAKVTYRLVIFLIALIFGIGFSMPSFLQTQGGSKINLGLDLQGGLYMLLGVETQEAIHSKIKSVASGINYYAGKEDILIDNFKIKEEHVSFELLDSDDQNKIDGMLKEIQGLDIQKDGLKYSIRLTEAEQVQTIEYAINQAVETIRNRLDQFGLAEPTVARQGKENILVELPGVKTQADEQRARELIAKAAHLQLMALDDKRQSQANSMSRAEAESYGVIIYPDVKNEQQKYAVKNIPVLDGSMLTDARVAFDQRTNAPIINFTLNAEGARIFGDFTGANVGKRLAIVLDGRVYSAPVINERIGGGSGQISGGFSVEEAHDLAIALRSGALLAPVKMLEKRSIGPSLGADSINKSMMALIGASILIVVFMVAYYGFSGVLANIALVANIFILIAVMAMFGATLTLPGMAGIVLTVGMAVDANVIINERIREFLRDGQGVALSVRKGYENAMSAIVDANLTSIITSVVLYAYGTGPVKGFAVTMSIGIAASMLTAILGTRGMFDTIMDKIEKSGNTRIWFGYKRG from the coding sequence ATGCGTAGTGCTAAGGTAACATATAGACTCGTTATCTTTTTAATAGCTCTAATTTTTGGCATAGGGTTTTCTATGCCATCTTTTTTGCAGACACAAGGCGGATCTAAGATCAATTTAGGACTTGACCTTCAAGGTGGCTTATATATGCTTCTTGGTGTAGAAACTCAAGAGGCTATACATTCTAAGATAAAGTCCGTGGCATCAGGTATAAATTACTATGCTGGCAAAGAAGATATCTTGATAGATAACTTTAAAATAAAAGAAGAGCATGTTAGCTTTGAGCTTTTAGATAGCGATGATCAAAATAAGATAGATGGAATGCTAAAAGAGATTCAGGGGCTTGATATTCAAAAAGATGGACTTAAATATAGTATCAGGCTAACCGAAGCAGAGCAAGTGCAAACTATTGAGTATGCGATAAATCAAGCTGTTGAGACTATCAGAAACAGGCTTGATCAGTTTGGTTTGGCTGAACCAACAGTGGCAAGACAAGGCAAAGAAAATATCCTGGTTGAGCTTCCTGGAGTAAAGACTCAGGCTGACGAGCAGCGTGCTCGCGAGCTAATCGCAAAAGCGGCTCATCTGCAATTAATGGCGCTTGATGATAAAAGGCAATCTCAAGCAAATTCGATGAGTAGAGCTGAGGCTGAGAGCTATGGAGTGATCATATATCCAGACGTTAAAAATGAGCAACAAAAATATGCTGTAAAAAATATCCCGGTACTTGACGGATCAATGCTAACGGATGCTAGAGTAGCCTTTGATCAGCGAACCAACGCTCCAATTATAAATTTTACTTTAAATGCTGAAGGCGCTAGGATATTTGGAGATTTTACAGGAGCAAATGTAGGCAAAAGACTTGCTATAGTGCTTGATGGTAGAGTGTATTCAGCACCTGTGATAAATGAGCGTATAGGTGGCGGAAGCGGTCAGATAAGCGGAGGCTTTAGCGTAGAAGAAGCTCACGACCTTGCTATCGCACTTAGAAGCGGTGCGCTTTTAGCACCTGTAAAGATGCTTGAAAAAAGAAGCATAGGTCCAAGCCTTGGTGCTGATAGTATAAATAAGAGTATGATGGCTCTTATTGGCGCTTCTATTTTAATTGTCGTGTTTATGGTTGCATATTACGGATTTTCTGGAGTTTTAGCAAATATTGCACTTGTGGCAAATATATTTATTCTTATAGCTGTTATGGCTATGTTTGGAGCTACTTTAACTCTGCCTGGAATGGCTGGTATAGTACTTACCGTAGGTATGGCCGTGGATGCGAACGTAATTATAAACGAACGTATAAGAGAGTTTTTAAGAGATGGGCAGGGCGTAGCCTTAAGCGTGAGAAAAGGCTACGAAAACGCAATGAGTGCGATTGTGGATGCAAATTTAACCTCTATTATTACTTCTGTTGTTCTTTATGCTTATGGAACAGGTCCTGTTAAGGGTTTTGCCGTGACTATGAGTATTGGTATAGCAGCATCTATGCTAACTGCTATTTTAGGTACTCGCGGTATGTTTGACACTATAATGGATAAGATAGAAAAGAGCGGCAATACCAGAATTTGGTTTGGATACAAGAGAGGATAA
- a CDS encoding DUF6394 family protein, with product MNWGKVVYIFFALMSLTTTAGFLYDKNEIALFVAASVNLVSTLLKIGVKNILSAELFASSLVADLHLIPAFVVLQTTGNMTVVYSLAIGAAIANFFSLSLVLVEASKTQEEF from the coding sequence ATGAACTGGGGTAAGGTTGTTTATATCTTTTTTGCGCTGATGAGTCTAACGACTACGGCGGGTTTTTTGTATGATAAAAATGAGATAGCGCTATTTGTAGCTGCGAGTGTAAATTTAGTCTCTACGCTACTTAAAATCGGTGTTAAAAATATTTTGTCAGCCGAGCTTTTTGCTAGCTCACTTGTTGCTGATTTGCACCTTATACCTGCATTTGTAGTGCTTCAAACAACCGGAAATATGACCGTTGTTTACTCGCTTGCAATCGGTGCTGCTATCGCAAACTTTTTTTCACTTTCGCTTGTTTTAGTTGAAGCAAGTAAGACCCAAGAAGAATTTTAG
- the secF gene encoding protein translocase subunit SecF: MQIFSKAHVYDFMGKRYIALAISAILFFGSIFLLATKGLNYGIDFSGGTLIQIKYDTKAPLDKIREALYKDETLKNASVTEFGSEEEITIRFSGSSSNLGSDIGTSVSQLLKDTGSFEVRRVDVVGPKVGDELRQKGMMAIAMSLLGILIYVAFRFEWRFAMAAIFAEAYDVVIALGAICLFRIDVNLDILAAVLTIIGYSLNDKIIIFDRIRESINTSKNSALEMIINESVSATLSRTILTSVTTLMVVLTLFLYGGDMIHGFSLVLLVGIVGGTLSSIYIASPMLLWFKFSVEKYRAKEAEKMKAKKERERQRAMFEKGLV, translated from the coding sequence ATGCAAATTTTTTCAAAAGCACATGTTTATGATTTTATGGGTAAGCGCTATATCGCTCTTGCTATATCTGCTATTTTGTTTTTTGGCTCGATATTCTTACTTGCTACTAAAGGGCTAAATTACGGTATTGATTTCTCGGGCGGAACGCTTATTCAGATAAAGTATGATACAAAAGCACCTCTTGATAAGATTAGAGAAGCTTTGTATAAGGATGAGACTTTAAAAAATGCCTCTGTGACTGAATTTGGCTCAGAAGAAGAGATAACTATACGTTTTTCTGGCTCAAGCTCAAATTTGGGTAGCGATATCGGCACTAGCGTGTCTCAACTGTTGAAAGATACCGGTAGTTTCGAGGTTCGACGTGTTGATGTGGTTGGACCTAAAGTAGGAGATGAGCTTAGACAAAAAGGAATGATGGCGATAGCTATGTCTCTTTTGGGTATCTTAATTTATGTCGCATTTAGATTTGAATGGAGGTTCGCGATGGCTGCGATATTTGCTGAGGCTTATGATGTTGTAATAGCCTTGGGCGCCATTTGCTTATTTAGGATTGATGTAAATTTGGATATTTTGGCTGCGGTTTTAACGATCATAGGCTATTCTTTAAATGATAAGATTATTATCTTTGATAGGATTAGAGAGAGCATAAACACAAGTAAGAATTCGGCTCTTGAGATGATTATAAACGAATCTGTCTCCGCGACACTTTCAAGAACTATTCTTACATCTGTAACTACTTTAATGGTTGTTTTGACACTATTTTTATATGGTGGAGATATGATACACGGCTTTTCTTTGGTGCTTTTAGTGGGTATAGTCGGAGGAACTCTAAGCTCTATCTACATAGCTTCTCCGATGCTTCTTTGGTTTAAATTTAGCGTGGAGAAATATAGAGCAAAAGAGGCTGAAAAGATGAAAGCGAAAAAAGAGCGCGAAAGACAAAGAGCTATGTTTGAAAAAGGCTTGGTGTAA